A part of Salvelinus sp. IW2-2015 linkage group LG16, ASM291031v2, whole genome shotgun sequence genomic DNA contains:
- the LOC111975879 gene encoding mast cell protease 1A isoform X2 codes for MAATSLLLLFITLLPAPGLTAYQDSGIVNGAEARRHSKPYMVSVQAKKSHICGGFLVSESFVMTAAHCYKWAVNLTVVVGAHDITRQESSSYRIDVKYYHIHPGYNAKRLENDIMLLQLVKTTPKSKAVQQIPLPKKDQDIKAKSFCTVAGWGATETGGTANPRLLEVNVTVVDRSSCQRSWGNTATITPSLICAGGTAADYKGVCQGDSGGPLVCKGTAVGVVSFNQQGNCNEPQKPNVYTKISKYLSWIKSIIKY; via the exons ATGGCTGCCACATCTCTCCTGCTCCTGTTCATCACTCTCCTGCCTGCTCCAGGGCTCACAG cctaCCAGGACTCTGGGATAGTGAATGGAGCAGAAGCCAGACGCCACTCCAAACCCTACATGGTCTCTGTACAAGCAAAGAAGTCACACATCTGTGGAGGGTTCCTCGTGTCTGAGAGCTTTGTCATGACAGCCGCCCACTGCTACAAATG GGCTGTGAATCTGACGGTTGTGGTTGGTGCTCATGACATTACAAGACAGGAAAGTTCATCTTACAGGATTGATGTGAAATATTACCACATACATCCTGGTTACAATGCTAAGAGATTGGAGAACGACATCATGCTGTTGCAG CTTGTCAAAACYACCCCGAAGAGCAAAGCTGTGCAGCAGATCCCTCTCCCTAAGAAAGACCAGGACATCAAGGCCAAATCTTTCTGTACCGTGGCAGGTTGGGGTGCCACAGAAACAGGGGGCACTGCAAACCCACGCCTTCTGGAGGTGAATGTCACCGTTGTAGACAGAAGTTCCTGCCAGAGATCTTGGGGGAACACTGCCACCATAACCCCGTCTCTGATATGTGCCGGTGGTACCGCTGCTGATTATAAAGGTGTTTGCCAG GGAGATTCAGGAGGTCCTCTGGTGTGTAAGGGGACAGCAGTAGGAGTTGTGTCATTCAACCAGCAAGGAAACTGCAATGAGCCACAGAAGCCCAACGTCTACACCAAAATATCCAAGTATCTTTCCTGGATCAAGTCTATCATTAAGTATTAA
- the LOC111975879 gene encoding mast cell protease 1A isoform X1 — MLKCKTRTFLSDPKLLNAYQDSGIVNGAEARRHSKPYMVSVQAKKSHICGGFLVSESFVMTAAHCYKWAVNLTVVVGAHDITRQESSSYRIDVKYYHIHPGYNAKRLENDIMLLQLVKTTPKSKAVQQIPLPKKDQDIKAKSFCTVAGWGATETGGTANPRLLEVNVTVVDRSSCQRSWGNTATITPSLICAGGTAADYKGVCQGDSGGPLVCKGTAVGVVSFNQQGNCNEPQKPNVYTKISKYLSWIKSIIKY, encoded by the exons aTGCTTAAatgtaaaacaaggacatttctaagtgaccccaaacttttgaatg cctaCCAGGACTCTGGGATAGTGAATGGAGCAGAAGCCAGACGCCACTCCAAACCCTACATGGTCTCTGTACAAGCAAAGAAGTCACACATCTGTGGAGGGTTCCTCGTGTCTGAGAGCTTTGTCATGACAGCCGCCCACTGCTACAAATG GGCTGTGAATCTGACGGTTGTGGTTGGTGCTCATGACATTACAAGACAGGAAAGTTCATCTTACAGGATTGATGTGAAATATTACCACATACATCCTGGTTACAATGCTAAGAGATTGGAGAACGACATCATGCTGTTGCAG CTTGTCAAAACYACCCCGAAGAGCAAAGCTGTGCAGCAGATCCCTCTCCCTAAGAAAGACCAGGACATCAAGGCCAAATCTTTCTGTACCGTGGCAGGTTGGGGTGCCACAGAAACAGGGGGCACTGCAAACCCACGCCTTCTGGAGGTGAATGTCACCGTTGTAGACAGAAGTTCCTGCCAGAGATCTTGGGGGAACACTGCCACCATAACCCCGTCTCTGATATGTGCCGGTGGTACCGCTGCTGATTATAAAGGTGTTTGCCAG GGAGATTCAGGAGGTCCTCTGGTGTGTAAGGGGACAGCAGTAGGAGTTGTGTCATTCAACCAGCAAGGAAACTGCAATGAGCCACAGAAGCCCAACGTCTACACCAAAATATCCAAGTATCTTTCCTGGATCAAGTCTATCATTAAGTATTAA